One genomic region from Candidatus Binatia bacterium encodes:
- a CDS encoding PAS domain-containing sensor histidine kinase — MKDVFTAEGDKARDRFGLAQMVIDHAGIISFANSRAEQLFGYECGELVGCSIENLLPARTRERHRQQRNEFVQRQQVRQMGGSLIVHGVRKTGEEIPLEIGLSPIQTDSGTMTLATIIDASERQRAEEAHRLFLAATSHDVRNTLANVLGYVNLVCERVADETSRKYLIRAALLMQNLSAVMSDMVVHAGVAGQTAVRQPVDVHRVLSGCAAAVEPQCEAMGLQLRVSLPASSSVMTDPTLLARIVQNLLVNAVRYTKEGEIELCAALNADELRISVRDTGIGIPAESLPRIFDDYYRDPEACQLVPLGTGLGLSTVRRFCKLLGGSVSVRSIQGVGTTFEVAVPVVTPGV; from the coding sequence GCAAATGGTCATCGACCACGCCGGCATCATCAGCTTTGCCAATTCCCGTGCGGAGCAGCTGTTTGGATATGAGTGCGGGGAACTGGTGGGGTGCTCCATCGAGAATCTCCTCCCCGCTCGCACACGCGAGCGGCACCGCCAGCAGCGAAACGAATTTGTGCAGCGGCAGCAGGTACGCCAGATGGGCGGCAGCCTGATCGTGCACGGCGTGCGCAAGACCGGCGAGGAGATCCCGCTGGAGATCGGGCTGAGCCCGATTCAGACGGACAGCGGCACGATGACTCTGGCGACCATCATCGACGCGAGCGAGCGCCAGCGCGCCGAGGAGGCGCACCGGCTCTTCCTCGCCGCCACCTCGCACGACGTGCGCAATACCCTGGCGAATGTTCTCGGGTACGTGAACCTGGTGTGTGAACGCGTGGCCGACGAGACAAGCCGCAAGTACCTCATCCGCGCCGCTCTTCTGATGCAGAACCTCTCCGCTGTGATGAGCGACATGGTGGTGCACGCCGGTGTCGCCGGCCAGACCGCCGTCCGCCAGCCGGTCGACGTTCACCGAGTACTGTCCGGGTGCGCGGCCGCCGTCGAGCCGCAGTGCGAAGCCATGGGCCTGCAGCTGCGAGTGTCGCTGCCCGCGTCCAGCTCGGTGATGACGGATCCCACGCTCCTCGCTCGGATCGTCCAGAACCTGCTGGTCAATGCCGTGCGCTACACCAAGGAGGGCGAGATCGAGTTGTGCGCCGCGCTCAACGCGGACGAGTTGCGGATCTCGGTGCGTGATACGGGAATCGGTATACCGGCCGAGTCCCTGCCGCGAATATTTGACGACTATTACCGCGACCCAGAGGCATGTCAGCTGGTTCCCCTCGGCACCGGTCTCGGCTTGTCGACCGTCAGGCGGTTCTGCAAGCTCCTGGGCGGCTCGGTTTCCGTGCGCAGCATCCAGGGTGTCGGTACGACGTTCGAGGTGGCAGTGCCGGTGGTCACGCCGGGAGTATGA